In Ovis canadensis isolate MfBH-ARS-UI-01 breed Bighorn chromosome 15, ARS-UI_OviCan_v2, whole genome shotgun sequence, the genomic stretch gaaacacaagatttttttaaatttttaattttatttttaaaatataaatttatttattttaattggaggttaattactttatagattttttttggttTAATATAATGATTCTGTGTTATCAAGTACCATCCTTTACAACCAGGAAAACTTGGGAATATAATATAACAAATGTTTAcgtacttttattttaatttcagtttatacttcaccaaaagaattaaaaaaaaaaagagttcttagAGAGTGGATAACATTATATGGACACAAAATGGCTGAATCCTGTACATCTTATATCTCTGAACAGCAAACATGCATTAATATGTTTTTTGCATTAGTAAAAATTAAGGTAACAAATTATCGAGATGCTAGTAGCATGCTTTGGCTACATAAACAAAGCATATCTACAAAGAAATattcagagagaagcagaagGTAAAAATTTAGTGCCACACTACAAAATTCAAGGGTCATTATgcagagttttgtttttaatgttccaGAAGGATCAAATTGAAGTCATTGAAAGGTAAAATGTCTAAAGTTAAAAACACATAGCTATTTAACAATTGTTCTCCAAACTTTTGCCATCTGTACCATCTAAAAAcatcatgaaaagaaaaagaagtgcatgATAGTTATATGAACAGGAAAGTACAATAATATCTATGGTTTTAGGGGAAAAGGTAGGTAAGTGATACTACATTTTCTCATAATATTGCAAATCACCAGTAAATTTGTGGACTGAATATAAGATTGCCTAAATACATAGTTTCTTATCAGCAACACACCGTAATGTAATTCTGATACTAGAAAATCCAGCATAAAACAATAAGGCCAGGAATGAATAACATAATAAATCTATTAATCATGTGGAAAAAGCAAACTATTGCTGATTTTACAATGACAAAATTtaataggaaaacagaaaatgaatttgAATCAAGCCTCTAATGCTCTATGTGAGGGTATCAGTTTTCTCAAGGCTGTCAAGACATCCTTATTTCTCAGAGTGTATATCAGGGGGTTAAGCATCGGGGTGACAACAGTATAGAAAAGTGAGAGAAATTTGTCTGTTCTGGAAGAATTTTTGGATTTGGGTCGTAAATATGTAACGATTGCAGATCCAAAGAATAAAGTCACAACCATGACATGAGATGAGCAGGTGGAGAAAGCCTTTGCTCTTCCCGTTGCCGATGGCAGCTTGAGGATGGTGGAGGTGATTCTACTGTAGGAGCCAAGTATCAGCAGAAAAGGGACCATGACAAAAAGCACAGCAACTGTAAAGACCAGCGTCTCGTTCAGAAACGTGTCCCCACAGGCCAGCTTCAGCACTGGGGGGATGTCACAGAAGTAGTGATTAATTTGTTTGGATCTACAAAAGGGCAGAGAGAAAATCTGGCTTGTCTGCCCTATCTCAATTGGAACTCCAGTGACCCAGCAGGCAGCCACCAGCTGGACACAGATCTTGTGGTTCATGACCAGAGGATAGTGCAGGGGGCTACAGATGGCCacgtagcggtcataggccatcactgtAAGAAGCAGGCACTCTATGTTTCCAAATATTAGGACAAAACTCATCTGTGTTGcacaagcaaacaaagaaatatgTCTTTTCTGGGTCCAAAGGTTTATGAGCATTCTAGGAAGAGTGGCAGACACATAACAGATTTCCAAGAAGGAAAGATTACcgaggaaaaagtacatgggagTCTGGAGAGTCTGGTCTGTCCCAGTTATGAGAATAATGATACCATTTCCCATCAGAGTTATCACATAGGtaaacagaaaaatcacaaaaagaaacATTTGGAGATTGGGAATGTCAGAAAATCCCAAAAGAACAAATTCCATCATTGAAGTGAGATTCACATTCACTAGATTTTTTTGAGGTTCCATCTGTGAAAATAGCACAATTAgacatttatcttttttgttttgtaatttatataaattaaaggGATTTAGGGGAATCATTAATAGTACATAAGGTTTCTATTCTCTATCAATGTCTAGTATTTTACATCCTGGACTCAACATAACTGAAGGTTAATGGAGAATATGTATGCTAAACTCTAAATATAAAAGCATAAGTTACAATTCAAGgtttcactttaaataaaagtGATATGTTTAAGAATTTGCACTTTCATTTTGAATCTGTTTGTGTGCAGAGCAAAATCTAtccattttacttttattaaaaggGCAAAATTCTGAAGCAGAAATATTTGCATCCCACTTTCTCAGTGGTAGCGCATCACCAAATTCTGTAATGCATTTTTCAGGAATTTCCCAACTCTTCCATTAGAACTTTTTCAAGAATAAAGCATGTTTTTCCTTCCATATTCTGCAATGATAGCTATTACTTATTGTGTGTGCACCTTATTTGAGACCATTCTGACTGCCTTTATCTAATAAGCAACATAGCCATCAGGCACTATAAAGCAggaacatttatttatcttttacaaGGATACAGCTTATGTTTGACAGTATTCTTATCAGTTATTTAATTAATAATGACAATCTTGAAGGAATTACATTGATGATATGATTTCTGAAACTTTGCCTGGTAAGTCTATTCTAAAATCTCTTACGATGTGCCAGAGGTCACTTTTATCTAAAAATTATCAtgctaataatatatatatgagatgcagcatacaaaaattaaaactgaaaactatgaattatttaaaatatggctACTACACAGTTGTCAAAAATATCAAAagcaaagaatatatattttacctAGTAGTATAGTATGGTTTAGTGAGTAatcgatggacagggaggcctggcgtgctgcgatacatggggtcgcaaagagtcagacacgactgagcgactgaactgaactgaacagacactCAAAGTTCTCCTATATTGAGATATACTTGGAAaatgtaagaattttaaaagaaaggtgATTAGTAAACTGTAGCTTTAAATAATATCTAGGAAATTGGAAAACACAAATTACCTTGTCCTACTTTTGTGTTAGTAAGCTACTTGCTGTAACATATTATTAAAGTGTGCTAATGTCATGCTATATTGatattatagatgaagaaactaggTCTCAAAGGTTTTCATGATTaaactaagattaaaaaaaaaaaaaagatgctgtctTTGACTTCCAGGATTCATGAGCATTGTGAGAAGGGTAACAGATCCATAGCTATTTCCAGAAGGAAACAATTGCCagggaaagaatacacagaaatgtaGGGGTCAAGACCTACTTTTGTTATTAGAATTATGGTTCTATTGCCCATCAAAATAATGATATACCTAACTAAAAACAACCCAAATAGAAGCTACTGGAGATGGTGAACATTAGCAAAGACCCAGAGAAGAAATTCCTTCAGTTTAGTTAGATTTTATTCTggaatatttcctttcttttcttttttttttttgtttttccttgctgttctttttttgttctcttctctttttttgtgttttctctatAGAAGAAGATTTAGCATTTGCTTCAACTACTTCATCCCCAACATTTCTTGTTCTTCAGtgctaaataaattataatttctaATTGTACAAGTCCAGCATTTTTGTAGTTAAATTTTCAGCATATGCCATGAACAAGATTCATGGTAAGACAAAATTTTTGCATGTTATTCTCAATAGTGAGCAATTTAGAAAAAAACTATGACTCTGTGTGCTGTCTCTAAATTATCTACACTATACCTCTTTCTTGTAAATGTTTAAGTGTTTATTATTAAGGCAAGTAGATATTAATGCTCTAATACTGCTATTTTGGAACTCAAGTCTCCATTActttgaaaaattcaaattattaagAAGATGTATGATGGTATTCCATATCAGTTTGCTATTGGTCATATCACCATCTCTACCCTATCTACTTCCGTTAGGTctgtatatttaatattaattagcAGGTTAAATCATGTAAGTAATTTAAACACGGTATTGAGctcaaaattatttcattatattaatttaaaagcatttatttttttcttaaaatagatgTTCCTTGAATTCCCCAGAACTTGCACCTGTATGAATTAGATTGTTCTATAttcgtttcagttcagtcacttagttgtgtccaactttttgcgactccatggacagcagcaccccagggttccctgttcatcatcaatttctggagcttgctcaaattcatgtccattgagtcagtgatgccatccaaccacctcatcctctgtgctccccttctcctcctgccttcaatctttcccagcatcggggtcttttttaaaaaatataaatatatttattttaattggaggttaattactttacaatattgtattggttttgccatacgtcaagtcagttcttcacatctggtggccaaagtatacgagcttcagcttcagcatcagtctttgttTTACATTAAATCTCTTCTTAAAATATCATCAGGattctaattaatttaaaaatgtccaTTAAAATATATTGGCTCAAAATAAAGTTTATCTCTCCACGTTACATAAAATATATCAGTTATTTAAGTCTTTatcatttcaaataatttaatattattattaaatattttttaactgtaaACTATATTTG encodes the following:
- the LOC138420207 gene encoding olfactory receptor 10AG1-like, with protein sequence MEPQKNLVNVNLTSMMEFVLLGFSDIPNLQMFLFVIFLFTYVITLMGNGIIILITGTDQTLQTPMYFFLGNLSFLEICYVSATLPRMLINLWTQKRHISLFACATQMSFVLIFGNIECLLLTVMAYDRYVAICSPLHYPLVMNHKICVQLVAACWVTGVPIEIGQTSQIFSLPFCRSKQINHYFCDIPPVLKLACGDTFLNETLVFTVAVLFVMVPFLLILGSYSRITSTILKLPSATGRAKAFSTCSSHVMVVTLFFGSAIVTYLRPKSKNSSRTDKFLSLFYTVVTPMLNPLIYTLRNKDVLTALRKLIPSHRALEA